A region from the Sphaerodactylus townsendi isolate TG3544 linkage group LG01, MPM_Stown_v2.3, whole genome shotgun sequence genome encodes:
- the SLC22A16 gene encoding solute carrier family 22 member 16 isoform X4, which translates to MARNFDLLFDSLGHCGRMGRRNVMWFTSTGQFLFGVAVAFTFDYYSFVIVRFLLAMVSSGYLVVVFVYVTEYVGIKYRTWASMHIHAFFAVGIMVVALVGYLSKTWWVYQICLSLTTLPFVLCCWMLPETPFWLLTEGRNEEAQKVINVMARWNKVSTPCKISELFSLEGDLVNSTTGDNDHSPMKKHNILDLFCNWHIARRTITVWLVWFTGSLGYYVFSLSSVNLGGNEYLNLFLIGAVEIPAYIIACIGMDRLGRRNTLIPFLISSAAICALLMLIPQDFRILNIIANMVGKFAIGVAFGLIYLYTAELYPTVVRSLAVGSGSMMCRVGSVVAPFCVYLSSVWIFMPQMIVGIMAFLSGLLTLMLPETLGKPLTNTWAEAIELGTSTSNTENPSPALSSSTSEKIQMQSPETHE; encoded by the exons AATGGGAAGACGAAACGTAATGTGGTTTACAAGCACTGGGCAGTTTTTATTTGGTGTAGCAGTGGCCTTCACATTTGACTACTACAGTTTTGTAATTGTCCGTTTCCTCCTTGCAATG GTCTCAAGCGGTTATCTGGTTGTGGTGTTTGTTTATGTGACTGAATATGTTGGCATAAAATATCGCACGTGGGCATCCATGCATATCCATGCATTTTTTGCTGTGGGGATTATGGTTGTGGCCCTAGTAGGCTATTTGTCTAAGACCTGGTGGGTCTACCAGATATGCCTTTCCTTAACAACTCTCCCCTTTGTCTTGTGCTGCTGGATGCTCCCAGAGACGCCCTTCTGGCTGCTCACAGAAGGAAGAAATGAAGAAGCCCAAAAAGTAATTAATGTAATGGCCAGGTGGAATAAAGTAAGCACTCCTTGTAAAATTTCTGAACTGTTTTCCCTTGAAGGCGACCTAGTCAATAGCACAACGGGTGATAATGACCATTCTCCCATGAAGAAGCACAACATCTTAGACCTGTTCTGTAACTGGCACATTGCAAGAAGGACCATTACAGTTTGGCTGGTTTGGTTCACTGGGAGTTTAGGATATTATGTGTTCTCCCTCAGTTCCGTGAACCTTGGAGGCAATGAATATTTAAATCTTTTCCTCATAG GTGCTGTGGAAATTCCTGCATACATCATTGCTTGCATAGGAATGGACAGACTGGGAAGACGAAATACGTTGATCCCCTTCCTCATATCAAGTGCTGCGATCTGTGCACTGTTAATGTTGATACCTCAG GATTTCAGAATACTAAATATCATAGCAAATATGGTTGGGAAGTTTGCAATAGGTGTTGCATTTGGCCTTATTTACCTCTACACAGCAGAGCTTTATCCAACAGTTGTAAG GTCTCTTGCCGTTGGAAGTGGGAGCATGATGTGCCGTGTAGGAAGTGTGGTGGCACCGTTCTGTGTCTATCTGTCAAGTGTTTGGATTTTTATGCCACAG atgaTTGTTGGAATCATGGCCTTTCTCAGTGGATTGTTAACATTGATGCTGCCAGAAACTCTTGGAAAACCACTGACAAATACTTGGGCAGAAGCTATAGAACTAGGCACCAGCACCAGCAACACAGAAAACCCTTCTCCGGCACTGAGTAGTAGCACATCGGAAAAGATTCAGATGCAGAGCCCAGAGACACATGAATAA